A DNA window from Clavibacter sepedonicus contains the following coding sequences:
- a CDS encoding HU family DNA-binding protein produces MADKSLNRTELVAAVAAESGQSQAAVNGVLDALFSTVATNVADGVKVTIPGWVAFEQTARAARTGRNPQTGEPLEIKASKGVKVSAGSKLKAAVK; encoded by the coding sequence ATGGCTGACAAGTCACTCAACCGCACCGAGCTCGTTGCCGCCGTCGCCGCGGAGTCGGGCCAGAGCCAGGCCGCCGTCAACGGCGTCCTGGACGCGCTCTTCTCGACCGTCGCGACCAACGTCGCCGACGGCGTGAAGGTCACGATCCCGGGCTGGGTCGCGTTCGAGCAGACGGCTCGCGCCGCGCGCACCGGCCGCAACCCGCAGACGGGCGAGCCCCTCGAGATCAAGGCGTCCAAGGGCGTCAAGGTCTCCGCCGGCAGCAAGCTCAAGGCCGCCGTCAAGTAG
- a CDS encoding dihydrolipoamide acetyltransferase family protein translates to MADSEFTLPDVGEGLIDAEIVSWRVQPGDQVALNQVIVEIETAKSLVELPSPFEGTVSGLLVQEGQTVEVGTPIIAIAQGSPSVSGPAETPAQMALPGETVIEDDTAIENREPAPAPAADETSGAVLVGYGTVGKVASRRRRAEPGDAAPAARHAARPGAQAGAPAARAPRPDSVPAASAVPIIAKPPIRKLAKDLEVDLAEVEATGLVGEITREDVIRTAQQASVFKNIETPEWPDAREDRIPVKGVRKVIAAAMVQSAFQAPHVSLFVDVDATRTMEFVKRLKASTDFAGVKVSPLLIMAKAMIWAVRRNPTVNSSWTDQEIIVRHYVNLGVAAATPRGLVVPNVKEAQAMSLLELARALEQLTLTARDGKTTPADMGQGTITITNIGVFGMDTGTPILNPGEVAIVALGTIKQKPWVVDGEVRPRFVTTIGASFDHRVVDGDVASRFLADVASIIEEPALLLE, encoded by the coding sequence ATGGCTGATTCCGAGTTCACCCTGCCCGACGTGGGCGAGGGCCTCATCGACGCCGAGATCGTCTCGTGGCGCGTGCAGCCGGGCGACCAGGTGGCGCTCAACCAGGTGATCGTCGAGATCGAGACCGCGAAGTCGCTCGTCGAGCTGCCGAGCCCGTTCGAGGGCACGGTCTCCGGCCTGCTCGTGCAGGAGGGCCAGACGGTCGAGGTGGGCACGCCGATCATCGCGATCGCGCAGGGCTCGCCGAGCGTGTCCGGGCCCGCGGAGACGCCCGCGCAGATGGCGCTGCCCGGCGAGACGGTGATCGAGGACGACACGGCCATCGAGAACCGCGAGCCGGCGCCCGCTCCCGCCGCAGACGAGACCTCCGGTGCCGTGCTTGTGGGATACGGCACGGTCGGCAAGGTCGCGAGCCGGCGTCGCCGTGCCGAGCCGGGCGATGCCGCCCCGGCCGCGCGCCACGCCGCCCGCCCGGGCGCGCAGGCCGGAGCCCCCGCCGCCCGCGCCCCGCGTCCGGACTCGGTGCCCGCCGCCTCGGCCGTGCCGATCATCGCGAAGCCCCCCATCCGCAAGCTCGCTAAGGACCTCGAGGTCGACCTGGCCGAGGTCGAGGCCACCGGGCTCGTCGGCGAGATCACGCGCGAGGACGTCATCCGCACCGCCCAGCAGGCGAGCGTCTTCAAGAACATCGAGACGCCCGAGTGGCCGGATGCGCGCGAGGACCGGATCCCCGTCAAGGGCGTCCGCAAGGTCATCGCCGCGGCCATGGTGCAGAGCGCGTTCCAGGCGCCGCACGTGAGCCTCTTCGTCGACGTCGACGCCACGCGCACGATGGAGTTCGTCAAGCGGCTCAAGGCGTCCACCGACTTCGCGGGCGTCAAGGTCTCGCCGCTGCTCATCATGGCGAAGGCGATGATCTGGGCCGTGCGCCGGAACCCCACGGTCAACTCCTCGTGGACCGACCAGGAGATCATCGTCCGCCACTACGTGAACCTCGGCGTGGCCGCCGCGACCCCCCGCGGGCTCGTCGTGCCGAACGTCAAGGAGGCGCAGGCCATGTCGCTGCTGGAGCTCGCCCGCGCGCTCGAGCAGCTGACGCTCACGGCCCGCGACGGCAAGACGACCCCGGCCGACATGGGCCAGGGCACCATCACGATCACCAACATCGGCGTCTTCGGGATGGACACGGGCACGCCCATCCTCAACCCGGGCGAGGTCGCGATCGTCGCGCTCGGCACGATCAAGCAGAAGCCGTGGGTCGTCGACGGCGAGGTGCGTCCGCGCTTCGTGACGACCATCGGCGCGAGCTTCGACCACCGCGTGGTCGACGGCGACGTGGCGAGCCGGTTCCTGGCGGACGTCGCGAGCATCATCGAGGAGCCGGCGCTGCTCCTGGAGTGA
- the rpmG gene encoding 50S ribosomal protein L33 — MAKQQDVRPIIKLRSTAGTGYTYVTRKNRRNNPDRLVLKKYDPVVRTHVDFREER; from the coding sequence ATGGCCAAGCAGCAGGACGTCCGTCCGATCATCAAGCTCCGCTCGACGGCCGGCACCGGGTACACGTACGTGACCCGCAAGAACCGCCGCAACAACCCCGACCGCCTCGTGCTGAAGAAGTACGACCCGGTCGTCCGCACGCACGTCGACTTCCGCGAGGAGCGCTAA
- a CDS encoding cytochrome c oxidase assembly protein, producing MPRLLRVAGPAALLIVAFLSLLAALAIGGGAAPQLLEDAGPVVRYGLPAAKMMVNISAATAIGALLLAAFALSRQRPEYGRALDIAAAGAALWTVASAITAFFTFLSVSGTAFSFSAEFGTSLGLVLTQISVGQAWLATTLIAATVTVLCFAVRNHTAIAFVLVIAVGGLVPMAQQGHAGGTEGHDAAVNALGLHLVFAAIWLGGLVTLALLRSKLDGDRLVPVLRRYSAVALVCFVVVAASGYVSAEIRVGSLDRLLTAYGLLVLIKVAALLALGLFGAAYRRVLIGRLEERGSAARGPFWWLVTAELAFMGVASGVAAALARTAPPVSQVVATQLPDPTPAQILTGEPLPPELTPMRYLTEWNFDLLWILLCAFGIFFYLAGVHRLRTRGDAWPLHRTILWVAGMIGLFYITNGGVNVYQKYLFSSHMLAHMVLAMVIPLLLVPGAPVTLAMRAIRKRQDGSRGGREWILMAMHSKFASFVGHPVVAAVLFAGSLLVFYYSPLFSWATTDHIGHQWMIVHFLIVGYLFTQNLIGVDPMPVRLAYPMRLLLLLATMAFHAFFGLSLMTGTGLLLADWFGAMGRPWGESALADQQAGGGIAWSIGEIPTVVLAIVTAIMWSKSDKRDSVRYDRKADRDGDAELEAYNRNLEALQAAERR from the coding sequence ATGCCCAGACTCCTCCGCGTCGCGGGGCCCGCCGCCCTCCTCATCGTCGCGTTCCTCTCCCTGCTGGCCGCCCTCGCCATCGGCGGGGGTGCCGCCCCGCAGCTCCTCGAGGACGCCGGGCCCGTGGTCCGCTACGGGCTGCCCGCGGCGAAGATGATGGTGAACATCTCCGCGGCGACGGCCATCGGCGCGCTGCTGCTCGCGGCCTTCGCCCTGTCGCGCCAGCGCCCCGAGTACGGCCGCGCGCTCGACATCGCGGCCGCGGGCGCCGCCCTCTGGACGGTCGCCTCCGCGATCACCGCCTTCTTCACCTTCCTCAGCGTCTCGGGCACCGCGTTCTCGTTCAGCGCGGAGTTCGGCACGAGCCTCGGCCTGGTGCTGACGCAGATCTCCGTGGGCCAGGCCTGGCTCGCGACCACTCTGATCGCGGCGACCGTCACGGTGCTGTGCTTCGCGGTCCGCAACCACACGGCCATCGCGTTCGTGCTCGTCATCGCCGTGGGCGGTCTCGTGCCGATGGCGCAGCAGGGCCACGCGGGCGGCACCGAGGGGCACGACGCCGCGGTCAACGCGCTCGGCCTGCACCTCGTCTTCGCCGCGATCTGGCTGGGTGGCCTGGTCACGCTGGCGCTGCTGCGGTCGAAGCTCGACGGCGACCGGCTCGTGCCGGTGCTGCGCCGCTACTCCGCCGTGGCGCTCGTGTGCTTCGTGGTCGTCGCGGCCTCCGGGTACGTGAGCGCCGAGATCCGCGTAGGCTCGCTCGACCGGCTGCTGACCGCGTACGGGCTGCTCGTGCTGATCAAGGTGGCGGCGCTCCTCGCGCTGGGGCTCTTCGGCGCCGCGTACCGGCGGGTGCTCATCGGCCGGCTCGAGGAGCGCGGATCCGCGGCGCGCGGGCCGTTCTGGTGGCTCGTCACCGCCGAGCTCGCGTTCATGGGCGTCGCGTCCGGGGTCGCCGCGGCTCTCGCCCGCACGGCGCCGCCCGTGAGCCAGGTCGTCGCGACGCAGCTTCCGGATCCGACGCCCGCGCAGATCCTCACCGGCGAGCCGCTGCCGCCCGAGCTGACGCCCATGCGCTACCTCACCGAGTGGAACTTCGACCTGCTCTGGATCCTGCTGTGCGCCTTCGGGATCTTCTTCTACCTCGCCGGCGTGCACCGCCTCCGCACGCGCGGCGACGCGTGGCCCCTGCACCGCACGATCCTCTGGGTCGCGGGCATGATCGGCCTCTTCTACATCACCAACGGCGGCGTGAACGTCTACCAGAAGTACCTCTTCAGCTCGCACATGCTGGCGCACATGGTGCTCGCCATGGTCATCCCGCTGCTGCTGGTGCCGGGCGCCCCCGTCACGCTCGCGATGCGCGCCATCCGCAAGCGGCAGGACGGCAGCCGCGGCGGCCGCGAGTGGATCCTCATGGCCATGCACTCGAAGTTCGCGTCGTTCGTGGGCCACCCGGTCGTGGCTGCCGTGCTCTTCGCCGGCTCGCTCCTCGTCTTCTACTACTCGCCGCTGTTCAGCTGGGCCACGACCGACCACATCGGGCACCAGTGGATGATCGTGCACTTCCTCATCGTCGGGTACCTCTTCACGCAGAACCTCATCGGCGTGGATCCCATGCCGGTGCGCCTCGCCTACCCGATGCGCCTGCTGCTGCTGCTCGCGACCATGGCGTTCCACGCGTTCTTCGGCCTCTCGCTCATGACCGGCACCGGGCTGCTGCTCGCGGACTGGTTCGGAGCGATGGGGCGGCCGTGGGGCGAGTCGGCGCTGGCCGACCAGCAGGCCGGCGGCGGCATCGCGTGGAGCATCGGGGAGATCCCGACGGTGGTGCTGGCGATCGTCACGGCGATCATGTGGAGCAAGAGCGACAAGCGGGACTCGGTCCGGTACGACCGCAAGGCCGACCGCGACGGCGACGCCGAGCTCGAGGCGTACAACCGCAACCTCGAGGCGCTGCAGGCGGCCGAGCGGCGCTGA
- a CDS encoding Fur family transcriptional regulator produces MKRNTWQREAVRQALDASTEFVSAQRLHARLHDAGSPIGLATVYRALGDLAAEGDADSLQSPDGEALYRTCASGGHHHHLICRVCGKTVEIAADEVESWAHDVAARNGFTAPSHVVDVFGLCAECTRRAAEAADGPTAGVAEAPASA; encoded by the coding sequence ATGAAGCGGAACACGTGGCAGCGCGAGGCCGTCCGGCAGGCGCTCGACGCATCGACGGAGTTCGTGAGCGCGCAGCGCCTGCACGCGCGCCTGCACGACGCGGGATCCCCGATCGGGCTGGCCACCGTCTACCGCGCGCTCGGCGACCTCGCCGCGGAGGGCGACGCCGACTCGCTGCAGTCGCCCGACGGCGAGGCGCTCTACCGCACGTGCGCATCGGGCGGCCACCACCACCACCTCATCTGCCGCGTCTGCGGCAAGACCGTCGAGATCGCGGCCGACGAGGTCGAGTCGTGGGCGCACGACGTCGCGGCGCGCAACGGCTTCACCGCGCCGAGCCACGTGGTCGACGTCTTCGGGCTCTGCGCCGAGTGCACGCGCCGCGCTGCCGAGGCGGCGGACGGGCCGACGGCCGGCGTCGCCGAGGCCCCCGCATCCGCATGA
- the rpmB gene encoding 50S ribosomal protein L28 — translation MAATCQVTGAVPGFGHNISHSHRRTKRRFDPNVQKKTYYVPSLRRNVKLTLSAKGIKVIDARGIESVVKDILARGVKI, via the coding sequence ATGGCAGCAACCTGCCAGGTGACCGGCGCCGTCCCCGGCTTCGGACACAACATCTCGCACTCGCACCGGCGCACCAAGCGCCGCTTCGACCCGAACGTGCAGAAGAAGACGTACTACGTCCCCTCGCTGCGTCGCAACGTCAAGCTCACGCTCTCCGCGAAGGGCATCAAGGTCATCGACGCCCGCGGCATCGAGTCCGTCGTCAAGGACATCCTCGCTCGTGGGGTGAAGATCTAA
- the rpsN gene encoding 30S ribosomal protein S14, translated as MAKKSKIARNEQRKVIVERYAAKRLELKKALVDPNGTDESREAARAGIQRLPRDASPIRVRNRDGIDGRPRGNLSKFGISRVRFRDMAHRGELPGITKSSW; from the coding sequence ATGGCCAAGAAGAGCAAGATCGCCCGCAACGAGCAGCGCAAGGTCATCGTCGAGCGGTACGCCGCGAAGCGCCTCGAGCTGAAGAAGGCCCTCGTGGACCCGAACGGCACCGACGAGAGCCGCGAGGCCGCCCGCGCCGGCATCCAGCGCCTCCCGCGCGACGCCTCGCCCATCCGCGTCCGCAACCGCGACGGCATCGACGGACGCCCCCGCGGCAACCTGTCGAAGTTCGGCATCTCGCGCGTGCGCTTCCGTGACATGGCCCACCGCGGCGAGCTTCCGGGCATCACGAAGTCCAGCTGGTAG
- a CDS encoding metal ABC transporter ATP-binding protein produces MTGAPVLSLRDATLAFGARTLWSGLDLDVAPGEFVAVLGPNGSGKTSFLKSVLGAQRLTSGEMRFLDEPMRRGARRIGYIPQQKLITAATPVRARDLVGFGVTGHRWGLPISRRAERARVDELLDAVGATAYADAPVATLSGGEQQRLRVAQALASDPRLLLCDEPLLSLDLGHQRVVSELIDRHRRETEAAVVFVTHDVNPVLDMVDRVLYLVGGRFRIGTPDEVLDSEVLSSLYGTPVDVVRVRGRVVVVGATDDPHGHHSHADHDHDEHGDHGPHGLHAAGPEGAGSDAAGSHAAGPEGAVGSTDGRAA; encoded by the coding sequence GTGACCGGCGCACCCGTCCTGAGCCTCCGGGACGCGACGCTCGCGTTCGGCGCGCGCACCCTCTGGAGCGGACTCGACCTCGACGTGGCACCCGGCGAGTTCGTCGCGGTGCTGGGTCCGAACGGATCCGGCAAGACCAGCTTCCTCAAGTCCGTCCTCGGCGCCCAGCGCCTCACGTCGGGGGAGATGCGCTTCCTCGACGAGCCGATGCGCCGCGGTGCGCGGCGCATCGGCTACATCCCGCAGCAGAAGCTCATCACCGCGGCCACGCCCGTGCGGGCGCGCGACCTCGTCGGCTTCGGCGTCACCGGCCACCGCTGGGGACTGCCGATCAGCCGGCGGGCCGAGCGGGCCCGGGTCGACGAGCTGCTCGACGCGGTCGGCGCCACGGCCTACGCGGACGCCCCGGTCGCGACGCTCTCGGGCGGCGAGCAGCAGCGGCTGCGCGTGGCCCAGGCCCTGGCGTCGGATCCGCGGCTCCTCCTCTGCGACGAACCGCTCCTCAGCCTCGACCTCGGCCACCAGCGCGTGGTCAGCGAGCTCATCGACCGGCACCGCAGGGAGACCGAGGCGGCCGTCGTGTTCGTCACCCACGACGTCAACCCGGTGCTCGACATGGTCGACCGGGTCCTGTACCTCGTAGGCGGCCGGTTCCGCATCGGCACGCCCGATGAGGTCCTCGACTCGGAGGTGCTGAGCTCGCTTTACGGCACACCCGTCGACGTGGTGCGTGTACGCGGCCGCGTGGTCGTGGTCGGCGCCACCGACGACCCGCACGGGCACCACTCGCACGCCGACCACGATCACGACGAGCACGGCGACCACGGGCCGCACGGCCTCCACGCCGCGGGCCCCGAGGGCGCAGGTTCCGACGCCGCGGGCTCCCACGCCGCGGGCCCCGAGGGCGCCGTCGGCTCGACCGACGGGAGGGCCGCGTGA
- a CDS encoding thiamine pyrophosphate-dependent dehydrogenase E1 component subunit alpha → MPESDVTVQLLTPAGELAPSDSAEEFLPYFERLTEDEHSGFLRDMRLTRAFDLEATNLQRQGHLGLWAPSTGQEAAQVGSGRATRPQDHVFPAYREHGVALIRGVDPVDIVRLMRGVTHGGWDPAVANFHLYTLVIGSQALHATGYAMGVAFDGDVGTGDPDRDTAVIAYYGDGATSQGDVSEAFVFAASFQTPQVFFLQNNHWAISVPVSTQSRTPLYLRSRGFGVPSTQVDGNDVFASYAVTAKHLDDARNGGGPSFIEALTYRVGAHTSSDDPTKYRTDDELQGWVAKDPIARLEAYLRNQGAPQSLFDGIDEEAKDLAADVRRRTIELTSPALPGIFDHVYSEPHPVTTEQREWLERYEASLEGNR, encoded by the coding sequence ATGCCGGAAAGCGATGTGACGGTCCAGCTCCTGACCCCCGCGGGCGAGCTCGCACCGAGCGACTCCGCCGAGGAGTTCCTCCCGTACTTCGAGCGACTCACGGAGGACGAGCACAGCGGCTTCCTCCGCGACATGCGCCTCACGCGGGCGTTCGACCTCGAGGCCACCAACCTCCAGCGCCAGGGCCACCTCGGCCTTTGGGCGCCGAGCACCGGGCAGGAGGCGGCTCAGGTCGGATCCGGTCGGGCCACGCGCCCGCAGGATCACGTGTTCCCCGCCTACCGCGAGCACGGCGTCGCGCTGATCCGCGGTGTCGACCCGGTCGACATCGTCCGCCTCATGCGCGGCGTCACGCACGGCGGATGGGATCCGGCCGTGGCGAACTTCCACCTCTACACACTGGTCATCGGCTCGCAGGCGCTGCACGCCACGGGCTACGCGATGGGCGTCGCGTTCGACGGCGACGTCGGCACGGGCGACCCGGACCGCGACACCGCCGTCATCGCCTACTACGGCGACGGCGCCACCAGCCAGGGCGACGTGAGCGAGGCGTTCGTCTTCGCCGCGAGCTTCCAGACCCCGCAGGTCTTCTTCCTGCAGAACAACCACTGGGCGATCTCGGTCCCCGTCAGCACGCAGTCGCGCACGCCCCTCTACCTCCGCTCCCGCGGCTTCGGCGTGCCCAGCACCCAGGTCGACGGCAACGACGTCTTCGCGAGCTACGCCGTCACGGCCAAGCACCTCGACGACGCGCGGAACGGCGGCGGCCCCTCCTTCATCGAGGCGCTCACGTACCGCGTCGGCGCGCACACCTCGAGCGACGACCCCACGAAGTACCGCACCGACGACGAGCTGCAGGGCTGGGTTGCCAAGGACCCGATCGCCCGGCTCGAGGCGTACCTGCGAAACCAGGGCGCGCCGCAGTCGCTCTTCGACGGCATCGACGAGGAGGCCAAGGACCTCGCCGCCGACGTCCGCCGCCGCACCATCGAGCTCACCAGCCCCGCGCTGCCCGGCATCTTCGACCACGTCTACTCGGAGCCGCACCCCGTCACGACGGAGCAGCGCGAGTGGCTCGAGCGCTACGAGGCCTCCCTGGAGGGGAACCGATGA
- a CDS encoding metal ABC transporter permease, translating to MIHLLADAGDVWSRLFDFSDYGALVALLRNSIIAGAVLGVVGGLIGVFVMTRDLAFAVHGVSELSFAGAAAALLLGVNVVGGSLVGSLIAAIAIGVLGTRAKDRNSIIAVIMPFGLGLGILFLALYDGRASNKFGLLTGQIVSVDNPQLGYLVAISAVVIVGLAVVWRPLMFASVDPDVAAARGVPVRMLSIVFMILLGLGTAVSIQIVGALLVLSLLVTPAAAAMRVSSTPRVVVSLSVLFALASIVGGIMLALGSSIPISPYVTTISFTIYLVCRGIGALRARSGTSGGTRTLTGRGGSTAGRARA from the coding sequence GTGATCCACCTCCTCGCCGACGCGGGCGACGTCTGGTCGCGCCTGTTCGACTTCTCCGACTACGGCGCGCTCGTCGCGCTGCTGCGGAACAGCATCATCGCGGGCGCCGTGCTCGGCGTCGTGGGCGGCCTCATCGGCGTGTTCGTCATGACGCGCGACCTCGCCTTCGCGGTGCACGGCGTGAGCGAGCTCTCGTTCGCGGGAGCCGCGGCGGCCCTGCTGCTCGGCGTCAACGTGGTCGGCGGATCCCTGGTGGGCTCGCTGATCGCCGCCATCGCCATCGGCGTGCTCGGCACGCGGGCGAAGGACCGCAACTCGATCATCGCCGTGATCATGCCGTTCGGCCTGGGCCTCGGGATCCTCTTCCTCGCCCTCTACGACGGACGCGCGAGCAACAAGTTCGGACTGCTCACCGGTCAGATCGTGTCGGTCGACAACCCGCAGCTCGGCTACCTCGTGGCCATCAGCGCCGTCGTCATCGTCGGCCTCGCCGTCGTGTGGCGCCCGCTGATGTTCGCGAGCGTCGACCCCGACGTGGCCGCGGCCCGCGGCGTCCCGGTGCGGATGCTCTCGATCGTCTTCATGATCCTGCTCGGCCTCGGCACGGCGGTCTCCATCCAGATCGTCGGCGCGCTGCTCGTGCTCTCGCTGCTGGTCACGCCCGCGGCCGCGGCGATGCGCGTCTCCTCGACGCCGCGCGTGGTCGTCTCGCTCAGCGTGCTGTTCGCCCTCGCGAGCATCGTGGGCGGCATCATGCTCGCGCTCGGCAGCAGCATCCCCATCAGCCCGTACGTCACCACCATCTCGTTCACGATCTACCTCGTCTGCCGCGGCATCGGCGCCCTCCGGGCGCGCAGCGGCACGTCGGGCGGGACGCGTACCCTGACGGGGCGGGGAGGATCGACCGCCGGGAGGGCACGGGCATGA
- a CDS encoding metal ABC transporter substrate-binding protein: protein MNRRPLTALLAVSLLAVPLAGCASGSTTPSADASASGTGTLEVVASTDVYGDIAQQIGGDDVKVTSIIDSPDKDPHEYQATSRDQLALSTADIVIQNGGGYDDFVDTMIKALPGGKSPVLLNAVDISGFDQKPAEGELNEHVWYDMPTMKKLAEEIEQAFSKADAPGAATFEANEQAFTAKLDGIAQAEAAAKPAGTGKGVAITEPVPLYMTSAMGLENRTPDEFSEAVEEGTDVPADVLKETLALFAEKKVAALVYNSQTTGATTDQVVAAAKAAGVPVVPVTETLPADLPAGSGYVEWMTENVDAVASAIRGS, encoded by the coding sequence ATGAACCGTCGCCCCCTCACCGCCCTGCTCGCCGTCTCGCTCCTCGCCGTCCCGCTCGCCGGCTGCGCATCCGGATCCACCACCCCCTCCGCCGATGCGTCGGCGTCCGGCACGGGCACGCTCGAGGTCGTCGCCTCGACCGACGTCTACGGCGACATCGCGCAGCAGATCGGCGGCGACGACGTGAAGGTGACGTCCATCATCGACAGCCCCGACAAGGACCCCCACGAGTACCAGGCCACCTCGCGCGACCAGCTGGCGCTCTCCACGGCCGACATCGTGATCCAGAACGGCGGCGGCTACGACGACTTCGTCGACACCATGATCAAGGCGCTCCCCGGCGGGAAGAGCCCCGTCCTGCTCAACGCGGTCGACATCTCCGGCTTCGACCAGAAGCCGGCCGAGGGCGAGCTCAACGAGCACGTCTGGTACGACATGCCGACGATGAAGAAGCTGGCCGAGGAGATCGAGCAGGCGTTCTCGAAGGCCGACGCTCCGGGCGCCGCCACGTTCGAGGCCAACGAGCAGGCGTTCACCGCGAAGCTCGACGGCATCGCCCAGGCCGAGGCCGCCGCGAAGCCCGCGGGCACCGGCAAGGGCGTCGCGATCACCGAGCCCGTGCCCCTCTACATGACGAGCGCCATGGGCCTCGAGAACCGCACGCCGGACGAGTTCAGCGAGGCCGTCGAGGAGGGCACCGACGTCCCGGCCGACGTGCTCAAGGAGACGCTCGCGCTCTTCGCCGAGAAGAAGGTCGCCGCGCTCGTCTACAACTCGCAGACCACGGGTGCCACGACCGACCAGGTGGTCGCCGCCGCGAAGGCCGCCGGCGTCCCGGTGGTCCCGGTCACGGAGACGCTCCCCGCCGACCTGCCCGCGGGCAGCGGGTACGTTGAGTGGATGACCGAGAACGTCGACGCCGTGGCCTCCGCGATCCGGGGATCGTGA
- a CDS encoding alpha-ketoacid dehydrogenase subunit beta, which translates to MPMAKALNAGLRRALEDDDKVLLMGEDIGPLGGVFRITEHLQRDFGARRVIDTPLAESGIVGTAIGLAMRGYRPVCEIQFDGFIYPAFDQITSQLAKITNRHEGAVRMPVVIRVPYGGHIGAIEHHQESPEAYFAHTPGLRVVSPSTPHDAYWMIQEAIQSDDPVMFFEPKARYRPKGEVDLSAPGLGLHESRVVRSGTDVTLVGHGAMVAMLLQAAELAAEEGTSVEVVDLRSLSPVDYGPILESVQRTGRLVVAQEAPGHVSVGSEIAATVTERAFYSLEAPVIRVSGFDAPFPPAKLETLYLPDADRILEAVDRSLAY; encoded by the coding sequence ATGCCGATGGCGAAGGCCCTCAACGCCGGCCTCCGCCGCGCGCTCGAGGACGACGACAAGGTCCTGCTCATGGGCGAGGACATCGGTCCGCTCGGCGGCGTCTTCCGCATCACCGAGCACCTGCAGCGCGACTTCGGCGCCCGCCGCGTCATCGACACCCCGCTCGCCGAGTCCGGCATCGTCGGCACGGCCATCGGGCTCGCCATGCGCGGCTACCGGCCGGTCTGCGAGATCCAGTTCGACGGCTTCATCTACCCGGCCTTCGACCAGATCACGAGCCAGCTCGCCAAGATCACCAACCGGCACGAGGGCGCCGTGCGCATGCCCGTCGTGATCCGCGTGCCGTACGGCGGCCACATCGGCGCCATCGAGCACCACCAGGAGAGCCCCGAGGCGTACTTCGCGCACACGCCCGGCCTCCGCGTCGTGAGCCCGAGCACCCCGCACGACGCCTACTGGATGATCCAGGAGGCCATCCAGAGCGACGACCCGGTCATGTTCTTCGAGCCCAAGGCGCGCTACCGGCCGAAGGGCGAGGTCGACCTCTCCGCTCCGGGCCTCGGCCTGCACGAGAGCCGCGTCGTGCGCTCCGGCACCGACGTCACGCTCGTCGGCCATGGCGCCATGGTCGCGATGCTGCTCCAGGCCGCCGAGCTCGCCGCCGAGGAGGGCACGAGCGTCGAGGTCGTCGACCTGCGCTCGCTGTCGCCCGTCGACTACGGCCCCATCCTCGAGTCGGTCCAGCGCACCGGCCGCCTCGTCGTCGCGCAGGAGGCGCCCGGCCATGTGTCCGTCGGCTCCGAGATCGCGGCCACCGTCACCGAGCGCGCGTTCTACTCGCTCGAGGCGCCGGTGATCCGCGTCTCCGGCTTCGACGCCCCCTTCCCTCCCGCCAAGCTCGAGACGCTGTACCTCCCGGATGCCGACCGCATCCTCGAGGCCGTCGACCGCTCGCTCGCCTACTAG